One Saccharopolyspora erythraea NRRL 2338 genomic region harbors:
- a CDS encoding MaoC family dehydratase N-terminal domain-containing protein, translating to MTINRAFIGHRFSAAEPYEVSRVKIREFAEAIDDPHPAYRSPEAARALGYPDVIAPPTFPIVITGIGSAGSPIFDPEFGMDYSRVLHGEQRYRYRRPIRAGDLLSVRGLVAEIRDAGPHELVRVETELSDADGEPVCTAVNVLLSRGTAAGGTGE from the coding sequence ATGACCATCAACCGAGCGTTCATCGGGCACCGGTTCAGCGCCGCCGAGCCCTACGAGGTCAGCCGGGTCAAGATCCGCGAGTTCGCCGAGGCGATCGACGACCCCCACCCCGCCTACCGCAGCCCGGAGGCGGCCCGCGCGCTCGGGTATCCCGACGTCATCGCACCGCCGACCTTCCCCATCGTGATCACCGGCATCGGCTCGGCGGGCAGCCCGATCTTCGATCCGGAGTTCGGCATGGACTACAGCCGGGTCCTGCACGGCGAGCAGAGGTACCGCTACCGGAGGCCGATCCGCGCCGGGGACCTGCTGTCGGTCCGCGGGCTCGTCGCCGAGATCCGCGACGCCGGACCGCACGAACTGGTCCGCGTCGAGACCGAACTGTCGGACGCGGACGGCGAACCGGTGTGCACCGCCGTGAACGTGCTGCTCTCGCGCGGCACGGCCGCCGGCGGGACGGGGGAGTGA